The following are encoded in a window of Telmatobacter sp. DSM 110680 genomic DNA:
- a CDS encoding polysaccharide deacetylase family protein has translation MDRKVTIVMYHYVRNLERSRYPGIKGLSVERFCRQLDYIQINYTPISVDDLLAALACEKNELPPNPILLTFDDGYVDHFANVFPQLDSRGIKACFYPSARPTLEHRVLDVNKIQFLLASVSDAGILLDEVFSSLAEFRAEYQLKTREEYLRVERVKHRYDSGEVSVVKSLLQHELPGAVREEVVRRLFAKFVTADEAAFACELYMSVDQIACLRRYGMHIGNHGFSHVWLNRVPADVQSFEIDRSLQFLNKVGIEGDQWTMCYPYGGYNDSVLQILKARRCRLGFAVENRVADLKVDDPLTLPRIDTNDLPS, from the coding sequence ATGGATCGTAAAGTCACCATCGTCATGTACCACTATGTCCGCAATCTGGAGCGCTCACGGTACCCTGGGATCAAGGGGCTATCGGTCGAACGATTTTGTAGACAGCTTGACTACATTCAGATCAACTACACGCCTATTTCGGTAGATGATTTATTGGCTGCGCTTGCATGCGAGAAGAATGAGCTGCCGCCCAATCCAATTCTCTTAACCTTTGACGATGGGTACGTGGACCACTTCGCAAATGTATTTCCCCAACTGGATTCACGGGGCATTAAGGCCTGCTTCTACCCATCCGCGCGACCAACTCTTGAACATAGAGTGCTGGACGTCAACAAGATTCAGTTCTTGCTCGCATCTGTTTCCGATGCTGGAATCTTGCTTGACGAAGTGTTCTCGTCCCTCGCGGAGTTTCGCGCGGAATATCAATTAAAAACAAGAGAAGAGTATCTCCGCGTAGAGAGGGTAAAGCATCGTTACGACAGCGGCGAGGTGAGTGTAGTCAAAAGCCTTCTCCAGCACGAACTGCCGGGCGCGGTGCGAGAAGAGGTCGTGCGGCGATTATTCGCGAAATTTGTAACGGCCGACGAGGCTGCTTTTGCCTGCGAACTTTACATGTCGGTGGATCAGATCGCCTGTCTGCGACGCTATGGAATGCACATCGGCAACCACGGTTTTTCTCATGTTTGGCTGAATCGCGTACCCGCAGATGTGCAATCATTTGAAATTGATCGCTCACTTCAGTTTTTGAACAAGGTCGGAATAGAAGGTGACCAGTGGACGATGTGCTATCCCTACGGCGGATACAATGATTCGGTTTTGCAAATTCTGAAGGCTCGCCGATGCCGGCTTGGATTCGCGGTGGAGAACCGCGTTGCGGATCTTAAGGTCGATGATCCGCTGACACTACCTCGAATAGACACGAACGATCTTCCAAGTTAG
- a CDS encoding NAD(P)-dependent oxidoreductase, producing MNILVTGGAGYVGSTLVPLLLADGHRVRVLDSILHGGDSLLGVWPHPNFEFVRGDVCDRSVLKKTVAGIDAVVHLAAIVGDPACSRQPDVARAVNLDASLNLIEESQKAGVNRFVFASTCSNYGRMKDPNVYVDEESELSPVSLYAETKVAVEKALLDSGNSGRWCPTPLRFATVFGVSSRMRFDLTVNEFTMEMLTKKHLKVFGEQFWRPYIHVRDASRAIHLVLTSPSEKVARTVFNVGATDQNWQKQQLVEMIRPHAPDAVVEFVHRQEDPRDYRVSFTKIANRLHFEITRTVAQGIEEVAHLVRSGVIRNLSDERYRN from the coding sequence ATGAACATTCTGGTTACTGGTGGTGCAGGATATGTCGGTTCGACTTTAGTGCCTTTGCTTTTGGCCGACGGGCATCGAGTTCGTGTGCTCGACTCGATCCTCCACGGCGGTGATTCACTGCTTGGCGTTTGGCCTCATCCCAACTTCGAATTTGTCCGTGGCGATGTTTGTGATCGATCGGTGCTGAAGAAGACCGTCGCCGGAATCGATGCGGTCGTTCATCTTGCTGCGATTGTTGGAGATCCGGCATGTTCCCGCCAGCCAGATGTGGCTCGTGCCGTCAACTTGGATGCCTCTTTAAACCTCATCGAGGAGAGTCAGAAGGCTGGAGTCAATCGATTTGTATTTGCCTCCACATGTAGCAATTACGGAAGAATGAAAGACCCAAATGTATACGTGGATGAGGAATCAGAATTGAGCCCAGTTTCCCTCTACGCCGAAACAAAAGTAGCGGTGGAAAAAGCACTACTGGATAGCGGAAATAGTGGACGGTGGTGTCCAACGCCCTTACGATTTGCGACCGTCTTTGGAGTCTCGTCGCGGATGCGATTCGACCTAACGGTAAACGAATTTACAATGGAAATGCTCACAAAGAAGCACTTGAAGGTCTTCGGTGAACAGTTCTGGCGCCCTTATATACATGTGCGAGACGCAAGCAGGGCTATTCATCTCGTTCTTACGTCACCTTCGGAAAAAGTCGCGAGAACAGTGTTTAACGTAGGCGCAACCGATCAGAACTGGCAAAAGCAACAACTCGTTGAAATGATTCGGCCGCATGCCCCGGACGCCGTCGTAGAATTCGTGCACAGACAAGAGGATCCTCGAGACTATCGCGTATCGTTTACGAAAATCGCAAACCGGCTTCACTTCGAAATTACCCGGACCGTGGCCCAGGGAATTGAGGAAGTGGCGCACCTTGTGCGTAGCGGAGTTATTCGGAATCTCAGCGACGAAAGGTACCGAAATTGA
- a CDS encoding glycosyltransferase family 2 protein: MNITVIVCTYNRCQTVTKSLDSIAVQNVPEFVEWNVLVVDNNSTDQTREVLEKYCIKNPRFSYVFESKQGLSHARNAGIQKASGQILAFTDDDVTADPDWLWSLTSSLNGGEWSFAGGRIIPVWPGRLPDWLSEDDFATMGPFTGFDEGPEAKRLTRPTYGGNTAFRREIFEKYGCFRTDLGRSSNNLLGREDIEIANRLFAAGERLRYEPNAVIRHPVEEYRMTKRYVLKWAYWDSRSEIADTGPPETRWSIKGVPLSQFRRVVRWAFQWAISTNPRSRFFCQLQMWKVIGTAVACYRESGRGVRQPSAASRVTSE; this comes from the coding sequence ATGAATATCACGGTAATTGTATGCACATACAATCGCTGCCAAACCGTGACGAAGTCTCTGGATAGTATCGCCGTCCAAAATGTTCCCGAATTCGTAGAATGGAACGTCTTGGTTGTAGACAACAATTCGACTGACCAGACTCGCGAAGTTCTGGAGAAATATTGCATCAAGAATCCCAGGTTCAGCTACGTCTTTGAGTCAAAACAGGGACTTTCGCACGCTCGCAATGCAGGTATTCAAAAAGCGAGCGGTCAGATCCTGGCATTTACCGACGATGACGTGACAGCCGATCCAGACTGGCTCTGGAGTCTGACCTCATCGTTGAATGGAGGTGAATGGTCCTTTGCAGGCGGAAGAATTATTCCCGTTTGGCCGGGCAGGCTTCCGGACTGGCTCTCGGAGGATGACTTCGCTACGATGGGTCCATTTACTGGATTTGATGAAGGCCCCGAAGCCAAACGTCTAACGCGCCCGACGTATGGAGGCAACACGGCTTTCCGTCGTGAAATCTTCGAGAAGTATGGTTGCTTCCGGACAGACCTAGGACGTTCCAGCAACAATCTGCTAGGGCGGGAGGACATCGAGATCGCGAATCGACTCTTCGCCGCTGGCGAGCGGCTTCGCTACGAGCCTAATGCTGTTATCCGCCATCCGGTAGAGGAATACCGCATGACAAAGCGGTATGTCTTGAAGTGGGCTTATTGGGACAGTCGGTCAGAAATCGCGGATACAGGACCGCCAGAAACGAGATGGTCCATAAAAGGGGTTCCGCTCTCTCAGTTTCGGAGGGTAGTAAGGTGGGCGTTTCAATGGGCAATCTCGACGAACCCTCGAAGTCGGTTTTTCTGCCAACTCCAGATGTGGAAGGTCATTGGGACCGCTGTGGCGTGTTATCGCGAGTCGGGACGTGGAGTTCGCCAACCCTCTGCCGCTAGCCGGGTAACTTCCGAATGA
- a CDS encoding FAD-dependent oxidoreductase, with translation MKNSADCDVIIIGAGPYGLSAYAHLRASGVNAKIFGEPMEFWDKKMPTGMLLRSPREASTISDPDSRFTLEAYEAATGTKPEKRVPRETFVNYGKWFETQLGSGVDRRNVAKLSPDGSGFEVALADGTKFKSKRVVIAAGVGPFKKSPAWLSDLPADRVSHCYEGRDLLSLGKRVAVIGAGQSALECAALLCEAGVDVEVIARIPELRWIGMHKRLHQLGPISKMLYSKHDVGPIGISRLVAYPKAMYHVPLAVKDPIRKRAVRSAGAPWLIPRLNEVKITTGHSVTSAKKLNGEVQLILDDGSERRVDHVLMGTGYDVDVSKYGFLSPELVKAIRQLDGYPDLTAGFSSSVSGLHFIGAAAARNFGPLLYFVAGTEFSSKELTRYFVRNQPRNGAN, from the coding sequence GTGAAAAATTCAGCAGATTGTGACGTGATCATCATCGGGGCCGGTCCGTATGGCCTGTCTGCGTACGCGCACCTTCGCGCGTCGGGCGTAAACGCAAAAATCTTCGGAGAGCCGATGGAATTCTGGGATAAGAAAATGCCCACCGGCATGCTTCTTCGTTCCCCTCGGGAAGCGTCGACAATCTCCGATCCGGATTCCCGATTCACCCTGGAAGCCTATGAAGCCGCCACTGGAACCAAGCCTGAAAAGCGAGTTCCGCGCGAGACATTCGTCAATTACGGGAAGTGGTTTGAGACACAGCTGGGGTCAGGGGTTGATCGGCGCAATGTCGCCAAGCTCAGCCCTGACGGGTCAGGCTTCGAGGTCGCTCTTGCGGACGGAACCAAATTCAAAAGCAAACGCGTAGTGATTGCGGCTGGGGTAGGCCCCTTCAAGAAGAGCCCTGCATGGCTCTCGGACCTTCCTGCAGACCGCGTCTCTCATTGTTATGAAGGAAGAGACTTACTCTCGCTTGGGAAGCGTGTTGCGGTTATTGGCGCAGGGCAGAGCGCACTCGAATGCGCAGCCCTTCTTTGTGAAGCCGGCGTGGATGTTGAGGTGATTGCTCGCATCCCAGAGCTTCGATGGATCGGTATGCACAAACGACTGCATCAACTTGGACCGATCTCCAAAATGCTCTACTCCAAGCACGATGTTGGCCCAATCGGAATCAGCCGACTGGTTGCATATCCCAAGGCCATGTATCATGTGCCGCTAGCCGTGAAGGATCCAATTCGAAAAAGGGCAGTGCGGTCTGCCGGGGCACCGTGGCTAATACCGCGACTCAATGAGGTGAAGATCACGACTGGCCATTCGGTCACTTCTGCAAAGAAGTTGAATGGTGAAGTTCAGCTCATTCTTGATGACGGCAGCGAAAGGCGAGTGGATCACGTGCTGATGGGCACAGGGTATGACGTGGACGTTTCAAAATATGGCTTTCTGTCGCCGGAACTCGTGAAGGCCATTCGTCAGCTCGATGGATATCCTGATCTCACGGCCGGATTTTCATCATCGGTTTCCGGACTTCACTTTATTGGCGCAGCCGCTGCAAGAAATTTTGGACCCTTACTCTATTTCGTAGCAGGCACCGAGTTTTCGTCAAAAGAGCTGACTCGTTATTTCGTTCGTAATCAGCCAAGGAACGGAGCAAACTAA
- a CDS encoding DUF4910 domain-containing protein, giving the protein MKTMIQMLQDLTPLNRAVCSLGYDQSVSYLCNELPFHVIAVPSSYEHNGWVIPPSWDVVEAKIFKQGVMVYDGTSHPLGVIALSNSFSGTVGLDELLRHVHYDHRYEDSIPFHYRQQFRSWSRDWGFCMPKSVYDRLTPGDYEVIIRTVESPGVMKILEYKHQGSLDLTIVLAGSLDHAGVANDGLAGCVVGMEVMRRLQGRKTKFTYSLVLSPGILGSEIYLAWLNKQDRQRILEGIFLEMLGSDTPLAVQESRRSMVSVSHALKSSLDQLGLAYRTGPFESIIVNDEYVWENYGIPMLSFSRFPYPQYHSSLDSAEIMKDTSLNEAVDALIGAVDRLEASPMIMRKFEGNICLSNPKYDLYVDYGQIALGDKLTDGRRRMRTLMDLIPALERPVSVKALADHVGIPENEANEYLLRWEAKGLIDLL; this is encoded by the coding sequence ATGAAAACGATGATTCAGATGTTGCAAGACCTCACGCCTCTCAATCGAGCGGTTTGCTCCCTCGGCTACGATCAGTCCGTGAGCTATCTCTGCAACGAGTTACCATTTCACGTGATCGCCGTACCGAGTTCCTACGAACACAATGGATGGGTTATACCTCCGTCCTGGGATGTCGTAGAAGCGAAAATTTTCAAACAGGGGGTTATGGTTTATGACGGAACGAGCCATCCCCTTGGCGTAATTGCACTTTCAAATAGCTTTTCTGGAACCGTAGGGTTGGACGAGCTCTTGCGTCATGTCCACTACGATCACCGATATGAAGACTCGATTCCTTTCCATTATCGACAGCAATTCCGAAGCTGGAGTAGGGATTGGGGTTTTTGCATGCCAAAAAGCGTGTATGACCGTCTCACCCCAGGTGATTACGAAGTCATCATCCGCACTGTGGAGTCACCAGGCGTGATGAAGATCCTGGAGTACAAACACCAGGGCTCCCTCGACTTGACGATCGTGCTCGCGGGTAGCCTGGATCACGCTGGTGTGGCAAATGACGGGCTAGCCGGTTGTGTCGTAGGTATGGAGGTGATGCGTCGCCTGCAGGGACGAAAAACCAAGTTCACCTATTCCCTTGTTCTGTCACCTGGAATTCTTGGATCTGAGATTTACTTGGCCTGGCTCAATAAGCAGGATCGCCAGCGCATTCTTGAAGGGATCTTTCTAGAGATGCTTGGTTCTGACACGCCACTCGCCGTTCAGGAATCGAGGCGAAGTATGGTAAGCGTGTCGCATGCACTGAAGTCCAGTCTGGATCAGTTGGGCTTGGCTTATCGGACGGGTCCTTTCGAAAGTATTATCGTGAACGACGAATATGTGTGGGAAAACTATGGCATCCCCATGCTCTCCTTTTCGCGATTTCCGTATCCGCAGTACCACTCAAGCTTGGATTCTGCGGAGATCATGAAAGATACCTCGCTCAACGAGGCGGTTGACGCGTTGATAGGGGCTGTCGATCGTCTCGAAGCGTCGCCCATGATTATGCGAAAATTTGAGGGAAACATCTGTTTGTCGAATCCAAAATACGATTTATACGTCGACTATGGACAGATCGCACTGGGAGATAAACTAACTGATGGCCGGCGCCGGATGAGAACCCTTATGGACCTTATCCCCGCCTTGGAGCGCCCCGTAAGTGTCAAAGCCTTAGCAGACCACGTAGGGATACCAGAAAATGAGGCAAACGAGTACCTGCTTCGATGGGAAGCGAAAGGCCTGATCGACCTGTTATGA
- a CDS encoding glycosyltransferase family 4 protein yields MIILQCNSELMWFEKNSVDKAVACYTGARSVFCVSQGNLDLLRLQVGEPLPQGELVWNPYNVSSERIAPWPTENDLLRMACVARLDPAAKGQDLLLKVMARQEWRERPIEVNFFGEGPYDLALRRLASLLQIKNVRFRGHVNDINAIWNEHHILALPSRYEGLPLALVESMWCGRPAVVTDVAGNAELCVDGVTGFVASSASLSSFAEAMERAWAARTEWKRIGDAARARVETLVPEDPVGVFSDRLQACAAEHIGSVPLSKAAQDR; encoded by the coding sequence GTGATCATTCTCCAATGCAATAGCGAGTTGATGTGGTTTGAAAAGAATTCAGTTGATAAAGCTGTAGCCTGTTACACAGGTGCTCGCAGCGTTTTCTGCGTCTCCCAGGGGAATCTCGATCTTCTGCGCCTTCAGGTGGGCGAGCCGCTGCCACAGGGTGAGTTGGTTTGGAATCCTTACAATGTCTCTTCTGAACGTATTGCACCGTGGCCGACCGAAAACGATCTGTTGCGAATGGCTTGCGTGGCCCGGCTCGATCCCGCTGCCAAAGGGCAGGATCTGCTGCTGAAGGTAATGGCACGTCAAGAGTGGCGGGAGCGTCCAATTGAAGTCAATTTCTTTGGAGAGGGTCCCTACGATCTCGCTTTGCGACGGCTGGCTAGCTTGCTTCAAATAAAGAATGTGCGATTTCGAGGCCATGTCAACGATATCAACGCAATCTGGAATGAACATCATATTTTGGCGCTTCCTTCGAGATACGAAGGTCTTCCCTTGGCCTTGGTTGAGTCCATGTGGTGCGGTCGGCCTGCGGTCGTTACGGATGTAGCAGGCAATGCGGAATTGTGCGTCGACGGAGTTACTGGATTTGTTGCCTCGTCTGCTAGCTTGTCATCTTTTGCCGAGGCAATGGAGAGAGCGTGGGCGGCGCGTACGGAATGGAAACGGATTGGCGACGCTGCGCGCGCACGAGTCGAAACTCTAGTGCCAGAGGATCCGGTTGGTGTGTTTTCCGATCGATTGCAAGCCTGCGCTGCCGAGCACATCGGCAGCGTACCCTTGTCTAAAGCCGCTCAGGATCGATGA
- a CDS encoding polysaccharide deacetylase family protein → MMRSVISLTFDDGLRCHFEKVVPILDAYGLPATFFLVANADWSLKDGQRHPRWRKTHWNKKDVQLLKNMIQQGHEIGSHSVHHRHPYLDRDPLYEAQHSKQWIEDRLGTEISSYCYPFCHFNEPIKAAVINAGYGQARWGANEVYYPFEENIDLFKVDCRLISKFGYERTRGNFIGKYGAEDVAGWSRPDCWHVLMFHGIGTIKDGWWPIPVTEFERQMGELARMRDSGEVEVATFKEGAKEFRHREIARGELRIEAST, encoded by the coding sequence ATGATGCGATCAGTAATCTCGTTAACGTTTGATGATGGGCTTCGCTGCCACTTTGAGAAGGTTGTGCCTATTCTCGATGCATATGGTTTGCCGGCTACCTTTTTCCTGGTCGCGAACGCTGATTGGAGTCTGAAGGATGGGCAGCGACATCCTCGCTGGAGGAAGACGCACTGGAACAAAAAAGATGTGCAACTGCTGAAAAACATGATCCAGCAGGGACACGAAATTGGTTCGCACAGCGTGCATCACAGACATCCATATCTTGATCGCGATCCGCTGTATGAAGCGCAGCACTCCAAACAGTGGATAGAAGATCGGCTCGGTACAGAGATCTCTTCCTATTGCTACCCATTCTGTCATTTCAATGAACCCATTAAGGCCGCCGTCATCAATGCAGGCTATGGCCAAGCACGTTGGGGAGCAAACGAGGTCTATTATCCATTCGAGGAAAATATTGATCTCTTCAAGGTCGATTGTCGGCTCATCAGCAAATTTGGATACGAGCGAACGCGAGGCAATTTCATCGGCAAGTATGGTGCTGAAGATGTTGCGGGCTGGTCACGGCCCGATTGCTGGCACGTGTTGATGTTTCATGGAATTGGAACCATCAAGGATGGTTGGTGGCCAATTCCAGTAACAGAGTTTGAAAGGCAAATGGGTGAACTTGCTCGGATGCGAGACTCCGGCGAGGTCGAGGTTGCTACGTTTAAAGAAGGTGCCAAGGAATTCCGCCATCGAGAGATTGCGAGAGGTGAATTGCGCATTGAGGCTTCGACATGA
- a CDS encoding glycosyltransferase family 4 protein, with translation MINRFDVLAVCSEADRLSVNRAEQTYVIPNGANPQTIHVRKNLEKPILGFIGNCGFWPNENGLNWFIHEVWPLIKREVPETELRIVGAESDRLFPTMGPDIAGLGWLADPGEEIASWSATIVPIKMGSGTRVKVAEGFARKCPIVSTSFGAFGYDVESGRELILANAPDEFAAACLHLIRNPQSGEELAERAYARFLECWTWNSFQGSVENAVQACLSRSDVGSSTSKEDTLHTLTSF, from the coding sequence TTGATTAACAGGTTCGACGTTTTGGCGGTTTGCAGCGAAGCCGACAGGTTATCCGTAAATCGCGCCGAGCAAACTTATGTCATTCCAAACGGAGCGAACCCTCAGACGATACACGTTCGCAAAAATTTAGAAAAACCAATTCTTGGATTTATTGGAAACTGCGGATTCTGGCCCAACGAAAATGGTCTCAATTGGTTCATCCACGAAGTGTGGCCATTGATAAAGCGCGAAGTCCCCGAGACTGAACTGCGCATCGTTGGAGCGGAAAGCGATCGGCTCTTTCCGACCATGGGACCGGACATCGCCGGCTTGGGATGGCTGGCTGATCCAGGAGAAGAGATCGCATCCTGGTCTGCTACGATTGTGCCGATCAAGATGGGATCCGGAACGAGAGTCAAGGTCGCGGAGGGGTTCGCGCGCAAATGTCCGATTGTCTCCACTTCCTTCGGTGCCTTTGGATATGACGTTGAAAGCGGAAGGGAACTTATCCTAGCGAATGCGCCAGATGAATTTGCGGCGGCATGTCTTCATCTGATTCGAAATCCGCAGAGCGGGGAGGAACTTGCCGAACGGGCATACGCTCGCTTCCTGGAATGTTGGACATGGAATTCCTTTCAGGGCTCCGTTGAAAACGCAGTTCAGGCCTGCCTTTCGAGGTCTGACGTCGGGTCTTCCACATCGAAAGAAGACACTCTTCATACACTTACCTCGTTCTAG
- a CDS encoding LegC family aminotransferase: MIHGVSPEVDFVPLIVPEIRGNEWKYIKECLDTNWVSSVGTYVDRFEQMIAERVGTKYAVATVNGTSALHIALIMAGVQADDEVLVSSLTFIAPVNVIRYVGAWPIFIDAELAYLQIDPVRVAEFLESSCKWDGECLRNIKTGRRVKAILPVHILGHPADLDPIIEIASKYSLPVIEDATEGLGAAYRGKSLGSLGDAACFSFNGNKIITTGGGGMLVTNNPEWAARAKYLTTQAKDDPIEYVHNAVGYNYRLTNLLAAMGCAQMEQLDAFVEAKRQIAKRYQESLGNLAGIRLPKEADWAFSTFWMYTVLVDEKESPINSRDLLRELATAGIQTRPLWQPIHRSKAHSSSHGTPCPNSDELYAKGISLPCSVGLTPSSQGRVIETLMNLMGNRNG; encoded by the coding sequence TTGATTCACGGTGTCTCGCCTGAAGTTGACTTCGTTCCATTGATCGTTCCCGAAATCCGTGGAAACGAATGGAAATATATCAAAGAGTGTCTCGATACCAATTGGGTGTCGTCTGTCGGCACCTATGTTGACAGATTCGAGCAGATGATTGCGGAGCGTGTTGGCACCAAATATGCCGTTGCCACAGTCAACGGCACCTCGGCGTTGCATATCGCGCTGATTATGGCAGGCGTTCAGGCAGATGACGAAGTGCTGGTTTCATCGCTTACGTTCATCGCCCCCGTCAACGTGATCCGCTACGTAGGTGCGTGGCCAATATTTATTGATGCCGAATTGGCTTACTTGCAGATTGATCCAGTTAGGGTGGCCGAATTCCTTGAAAGCAGCTGCAAATGGGATGGCGAGTGTTTGCGCAACATAAAGACAGGTCGCCGAGTGAAGGCGATTCTTCCGGTCCATATTCTCGGGCATCCGGCAGACCTTGATCCGATTATCGAGATTGCCTCGAAGTATTCTTTGCCGGTGATCGAAGATGCCACGGAGGGTCTTGGTGCAGCCTATCGCGGAAAAAGCCTGGGCAGCCTTGGTGATGCGGCTTGTTTTAGCTTCAATGGAAACAAGATCATTACCACCGGCGGTGGTGGCATGCTCGTGACCAACAACCCTGAGTGGGCCGCTCGCGCTAAATACCTGACCACCCAGGCGAAAGATGATCCGATCGAATATGTGCATAACGCAGTTGGTTACAACTATCGCTTGACGAACCTATTGGCGGCGATGGGATGCGCACAAATGGAACAACTCGATGCGTTTGTAGAAGCGAAACGACAGATTGCAAAACGGTATCAAGAATCGTTAGGAAATCTGGCAGGGATTCGGTTGCCGAAAGAGGCAGATTGGGCGTTTAGCACCTTCTGGATGTATACGGTGTTAGTGGACGAGAAAGAATCGCCTATAAACTCGCGAGACCTGTTACGCGAACTCGCAACCGCGGGCATTCAGACCCGTCCACTCTGGCAGCCGATTCACCGCTCTAAGGCGCACAGCTCTTCGCACGGCACTCCGTGCCCGAATTCAGATGAACTCTACGCGAAGGGTATTAGTTTGCCTTGCTCGGTTGGGCTCACGCCTTCCTCTCAGGGGCGCGTAATCGAAACGCTGATGAATCTCATGGGCAATCGTAACGGTTAG
- the lhgO gene encoding L-2-hydroxyglutarate oxidase, which translates to MKRKVAIVGGGIVGLATAYRLLQRFPALRLLLLEKESGPGRHQTGHNSGVLHSGLYYKPGSSKARLAVQGIRSMVEFCAQHDVPFEQCGKIVVATEEEEVPRLRELLERGKANGLEGLQLLGPEGIREIEPHASGIAGIRVPQEGIVDFSAVANTLTTEIKKLGGEVLFSSEVLKLDDKNGWRIQTNRGDYEAEYLINCAGLHCDRVSRLAGNRDSTRIVPFRGEYFKLREDRQHLVRNLIYPVPDSKFPFLGVHFTRMIQGGVEAGPNAVLAFAREGYRMSDISIRDMIETLTYRGFWRFFLRYPRMCWEEFRRSMSKALFCRSLQRLVPDLQIQDLVQGGAGVRAQAVSPSGELVQDFCFVRQPTALHVLNAPSPAATAALAIANDVIDQLKDALSSV; encoded by the coding sequence GTGAAGAGAAAAGTCGCAATTGTCGGTGGCGGGATTGTCGGTCTTGCGACGGCGTATCGGCTTCTCCAACGATTTCCAGCGCTTCGACTGCTTCTTCTCGAGAAAGAAAGTGGGCCTGGCCGCCATCAAACTGGACACAATAGTGGAGTGCTTCACTCCGGCCTTTATTACAAGCCCGGTTCGTCAAAGGCTCGTCTTGCGGTCCAAGGCATCCGCAGCATGGTCGAGTTTTGCGCGCAGCACGATGTTCCATTCGAGCAATGCGGAAAGATCGTTGTTGCCACTGAAGAAGAGGAAGTTCCTCGGCTTCGCGAGCTGTTGGAACGGGGAAAAGCGAATGGATTGGAAGGCCTTCAACTTCTTGGTCCAGAGGGCATTCGAGAAATCGAACCTCACGCTTCCGGCATCGCGGGAATTCGCGTTCCGCAGGAGGGAATCGTCGACTTTTCCGCCGTTGCAAATACCCTGACTACGGAGATTAAAAAGCTCGGTGGAGAGGTGCTCTTTTCGTCAGAGGTGCTCAAACTGGACGACAAGAACGGTTGGAGGATCCAGACAAACCGAGGCGATTACGAGGCAGAATACCTAATCAATTGCGCCGGATTGCATTGTGACCGGGTGAGCCGGTTGGCGGGGAACCGCGACTCAACCCGCATCGTTCCTTTTCGTGGTGAGTATTTCAAACTAAGAGAAGACCGGCAACATCTGGTTCGAAACCTGATTTATCCGGTGCCGGACTCGAAGTTTCCATTCCTTGGCGTGCACTTTACGCGCATGATTCAGGGAGGAGTAGAAGCCGGACCGAATGCAGTCCTGGCCTTCGCGCGAGAAGGATACAGGATGAGCGATATTTCCATTCGAGATATGATCGAGACGCTGACATACCGGGGCTTTTGGAGGTTTTTTCTTCGCTATCCTCGGATGTGCTGGGAGGAATTCAGGCGCTCGATGAGCAAAGCCCTGTTTTGTCGTTCTCTGCAGCGTCTGGTCCCCGATCTCCAAATTCAGGACCTGGTCCAAGGGGGAGCAGGCGTGCGGGCGCAGGCAGTTTCGCCCTCGGGGGAACTGGTGCAGGATTTTTGTTTTGTCCGGCAGCCAACGGCACTTCATGTTTTGAATGCTCCCAGCCCTGCGGCAACAGCCGCCTTAGCGATTGCAAACGATGTGATTGACCAGCTGAAAGATGCACTGAGCTCAGTCTGA